A section of the Candidatus Zixiibacteriota bacterium genome encodes:
- a CDS encoding HEAT repeat domain-containing protein: MGYEPTQESLTRAFNSGDAWAQIYSLMWLQENNDSAFLDMIPSLLKSSSIKVQLETAKLLSQFDRSDGIEWLQKWENIDINWESPYVDTANALLDAASALAKKGDERLAKFILPALNHKFWAIRIHAARALGDFRNNEKPELKAIWIASVDVALEALNNSTVREDFVELYLTWLVNSLFEQESISQEITAKFVELASMEHPVICRTFGVRIYQEDIPCEEKDAEK, encoded by the coding sequence ATGGGTTATGAACCTACTCAAGAAAGTCTGACCAGGGCATTTAATAGCGGAGATGCATGGGCTCAAATTTATTCTTTAATGTGGCTTCAGGAAAACAACGATTCTGCATTTTTGGATATGATTCCTTCATTATTAAAGTCCAGTTCAATTAAGGTTCAACTCGAGACCGCCAAACTTCTATCGCAATTTGATCGTAGCGACGGAATTGAATGGCTGCAAAAATGGGAAAATATAGATATTAACTGGGAATCTCCCTACGTCGATACTGCCAATGCCTTATTGGACGCCGCCAGCGCGTTGGCCAAAAAGGGCGATGAAAGACTGGCCAAATTTATTCTCCCGGCTCTGAACCATAAATTTTGGGCCATCCGAATTCATGCTGCCCGCGCGTTGGGAGATTTTAGAAATAATGAAAAGCCGGAATTGAAAGCAATTTGGATTGCTTCTGTCGATGTCGCCCTGGAAGCTTTGAATAACAGTACCGTTCGTGAAGATTTTGTCGAGCTTTATCTGACTTGGCTGGTAAACAGCCTTTTCGAGCAAGAAAGTATATCTCAGGAAATAACCGCTAAGTTTGTAGAATTAGCTTCAATGGAACATCCGGTAATTTGC